A single region of the Changchengzhania lutea genome encodes:
- the folK gene encoding 2-amino-4-hydroxy-6-hydroxymethyldihydropteridine diphosphokinase encodes MMHPKIFHIALGSNKGDKFKNLQQALEVLHQDVGTITSISRVYKAPAVGFKGDDFYNACIRIESHLEPEQLLKTLLDIEIKMGRTRTYHNTYEARTIDLDILLAEDTIIDTAPLQIPHPEMHKRRFVLQPLQDIAPKVEHPVLKQDMVALLENCNDSSVLEPLNIWLKNPSKSCDFSKYSYIAIEGNIGAGKTSLATKIAHDFNAKLILERFADNPFLPKFYEDAQRYAFPLEMSFLADRYQQISDDLAQLDLFKDFIVSDYDVFKSLIFSKVTLSADEFNLYRKLFYQMYKDLRTPDLYVYLYQNTTKLQENIKKRGRDYEQNIADEYLEKINTGYLGFLKTQTDFNVKIIDISDRDFVDNRADYLWVLGEICGE; translated from the coding sequence AATAAAGGCGATAAATTTAAAAACTTGCAGCAGGCCTTAGAGGTCTTGCATCAAGATGTGGGTACTATAACCTCGATTTCGAGAGTGTATAAAGCCCCCGCAGTCGGATTTAAGGGCGATGATTTTTATAACGCCTGTATTCGTATTGAAAGTCATTTAGAGCCTGAGCAGCTTTTAAAAACACTTTTGGACATCGAAATTAAAATGGGACGCACCCGAACATACCATAATACCTATGAGGCTAGAACCATTGATTTGGATATACTTTTAGCTGAAGATACCATTATAGATACAGCACCCCTTCAAATTCCGCATCCTGAAATGCATAAGCGTAGGTTTGTGTTGCAGCCGCTACAGGATATTGCGCCCAAAGTGGAGCACCCCGTATTAAAGCAGGACATGGTGGCATTGTTAGAAAATTGTAATGATTCTTCGGTTTTAGAACCTTTAAATATTTGGCTAAAAAACCCAAGTAAGTCCTGCGATTTTTCTAAATACAGTTACATCGCCATTGAGGGGAATATTGGTGCTGGAAAAACCAGTTTAGCTACAAAAATTGCGCATGACTTTAATGCCAAACTCATTTTAGAACGCTTTGCAGACAATCCGTTTTTGCCTAAGTTTTATGAGGATGCCCAACGGTATGCGTTTCCATTGGAAATGTCGTTTTTGGCAGATCGTTATCAACAAATTTCGGATGATTTAGCACAATTGGATTTGTTTAAAGACTTTATTGTAAGCGATTATGATGTGTTTAAATCGCTTATTTTTTCTAAAGTCACCTTGTCTGCTGATGAGTTTAATTTGTACCGCAAGTTATTTTACCAAATGTATAAAGATTTGCGTACTCCAGATTTATATGTATATCTCTACCAAAATACCACAAAACTTCAAGAAAATATAAAAAAACGTGGGCGCGATTACGAACAAAATATTGCCGATGAGTATTTAGAAAAAATAAATACAGGGTATTTAGGGTTTTTAAAAACCCAAACTGATTTTAACGTCAAAATTATTGATATCTCTGACAGGGATTTTGTAGATAATCGCGCAGATTATTTATGGGTTTTGGGAGAGATTTGTGGGGAGTGA